The nucleotide sequence CGAGTTGACCAAGTGTGTCGCCGGCTTTCAGATCAGCCCCGATAGCGCTTGTGATACTGGAAAGTTTCAAGTGGCCGTAAACAACCGTAACTGGTTGGTTGTTGAGCATGCACGATTCCACAGCCACTCCGCCATAACCGCTGGCAGATTTTTTCAAGATTAATTTTCCGTCACAAATTGCCTGCACAGGAACGGTTGCGTTCAGTTCTTCGGGAAAGATTTCGAAATCCGTGCCAGTGTGATAGCCAGAAAAACGTTCCGGCTGAACTGGAGACGTTGCTGGCGTGATGTAGATGCCGAAATATTTTTTGGTCACGCGCTCATTGGCGCGATCTAGTGGAGCCTGAAAACCACCAACGACTTGCACTGGTGAGCTGGTCGCCGGATCGGAAACTGTAGAATTATTTTGTATCGGCAAAGGCTGAGTTTGATTATTTTTAGTCACAGAGGCAGGCGCAACTATTTTTTCCACCCGCCAAAAAATCAACCCCACTAAAACAAAAACTAAAATCAGAAGAATAAAATATTTTTTCATATTCTTATATTATTAAAATAGCTCTCTTTTGCGAATTTTTTTCTCCAAACTCAACTTTCCTGCGCCATAACGGAACATGACCAAGAAAGATGCAAGATATAACAGCGCCACTTCCCCGCCGTTAAAAAGCGGATTGAGTCCAGCCGGGAAATGTACCAGGAAATACGCCACCAGCATTTCGATCACTCCCAACAGCGCTGCCAAGCGAGTGAACACGCCAAAGAAAACCAACAGTCCTACAACAACTTCAACCAGGCCAGCAAACCAAAACAGACTAAAAAATGGCACGGCGCCATGGCCACCAATGCCCCCGAACAAACCAAAAAATTTTTGCGCTCCGTGCATAAAAAACATTGCGGACACAATAAGCCGGAAAACAGTATAGGCCGTATTATCCCCATCTTCGTCATGACAACCTGACGATATTTTTTGCATATACTTTTTAACTATTCCTTCCATATGTTTGAAGTTAAATAATTAATTACCAATTTTTTATTTACCCCTTTCTCGTGGATCAAGCCCAACTCTCCAAATGATCGTTTGTACGATTGATCCCAAGCCGGAAATCGCCAGAAGCAGGACAAAAAAGTGGGTCAGCGGACTGAGGAAAAAAATGAAAGCCACGAACAGTCCCGCCCAAATTCCCGTGCACCACGGGCAATTGATCAGCATCGAGAGCTCTCGGCGATAACCGGAAGAATACCTCCGCAAATAACCGCGGACATGCTCCGTGATCGTGTCATAAACAAAAAGTCGGATCAGTCGAAAAGTGGCAAAAAAAAGTAAAGTAAAATCAAACCAAGAAATTTCTCTTCCCAATTTATGCGTAAGATTTAAATAATAAGTAGCACTAGCGACCAAGGCTAAAAATATAGCAGAAAAAAAATTATGCCAAAATGCTTGACTGTTTTTATAAATTTCTTCGTTCATATTATTAAAACTCATCAAGATAAAAGGAAACCATCAGGCAACTGAAAAAATCCAGCTAACTGCCATCACATAGAGACAGGCGGTTCGAGCCTTTCTCTATGGATTATAAATTGTCGCAAAGACATGCCTCGCCTCTTTCATCACTAGTTATACGATGCTACGGCCTTGCAAAAGGCGCATTACAATCAAGATTACTGCCACAACTAGCAGAACATGGATCAGTCCTCCCAGTGTGTAGGAAGAAACAAGCCCCAATACCCATAGAATGAGTAAAATTACAATTATTGTCCACATATATTTATGCTTTTTAACTAATTATACTTGCCTGTCAACGTTAATACGAGACAAAAAGCCAAAAGGATCGCTAGCGCTCTAGAGATAAAGAGGTTTAAAGGTTGTCTCGGTAAACATGTAAGTCCTGACATGGCAACTTTTCAAGTAAGGACTGACGTCCGATCCAAAAGCAAGCTTATCCATAGCCAGGATTAGTCA is from Parcubacteria group bacterium and encodes:
- a CDS encoding M23 family metallopeptidase; translated protein: MKKYFILLILVFVLVGLIFWRVEKIVAPASVTKNNQTQPLPIQNNSTVSDPATSSPVQVVGGFQAPLDRANERVTKKYFGIYITPATSPVQPERFSGYHTGTDFEIFPEELNATVPVQAICDGKLILKKSASGYGGVAVESCMLNNQPVTVVYGHLKLSSITSAIGADLKAGDTLGQLGAAYSTETDGERKHLHLGIHKGASVNILGYVQTKSELASWIDACQYACQ
- a CDS encoding DoxX family protein, translating into MQKISSGCHDEDGDNTAYTVFRLIVSAMFFMHGAQKFFGLFGGIGGHGAVPFFSLFWFAGLVEVVVGLLVFFGVFTRLAALLGVIEMLVAYFLVHFPAGLNPLFNGGEVALLYLASFLVMFRYGAGKLSLEKKIRKRELF
- a CDS encoding DUF1360 domain-containing protein: MNEEIYKNSQAFWHNFFSAIFLALVASATYYLNLTHKLGREISWFDFTLLFFATFRLIRLFVYDTITEHVRGYLRRYSSGYRRELSMLINCPWCTGIWAGLFVAFIFFLSPLTHFFVLLLAISGLGSIVQTIIWRVGLDPRERGK
- a CDS encoding lmo0937 family membrane protein → MWTIIVILLILWVLGLVSSYTLGGLIHVLLVVAVILIVMRLLQGRSIV